In one Hymenobacter sp. DG25B genomic region, the following are encoded:
- the msrA gene encoding peptide-methionine (S)-S-oxide reductase MsrA has product MKTMFFLVLTMLSIASCDARPGAAATVATEQDGERFATLPKPLPNEEVATFASGCFWRAEHVFDNLRGVRAAVSGYAGGTTANPTYQQVGHGSTGHAEAVQVYYDPKVISYETLVKVFFAQHDPTTLNRQDPDVGPEYRSVAFYRTPQEKAQLMAEIQRVNASKRYGRPVVTQVVPFKAFYPAEQYHQQYLVKHPENPYIQHVSLPHYQEFAREFPQLIKK; this is encoded by the coding sequence ATGAAAACTATGTTTTTTCTTGTGCTGACGATGCTGAGCATTGCCAGCTGTGATGCCCGGCCGGGCGCCGCCGCCACGGTGGCAACCGAGCAGGACGGGGAGCGTTTTGCCACGCTGCCCAAGCCGCTGCCCAACGAGGAAGTAGCCACCTTTGCCAGCGGCTGTTTCTGGCGGGCCGAGCACGTGTTTGACAACCTGCGGGGCGTACGGGCCGCTGTTTCCGGCTATGCCGGCGGCACCACCGCCAACCCCACTTACCAGCAGGTGGGCCACGGCAGCACTGGCCACGCCGAGGCCGTGCAGGTGTACTACGACCCCAAAGTCATCAGCTATGAAACCTTAGTTAAGGTGTTCTTCGCGCAGCACGACCCCACCACCCTCAACCGCCAGGACCCCGACGTGGGCCCCGAGTATCGTTCGGTAGCCTTCTATCGCACGCCGCAGGAAAAAGCGCAGCTCATGGCAGAAATACAGCGCGTAAACGCCTCAAAGCGCTATGGCCGCCCCGTGGTAACGCAGGTGGTACCTTTTAAAGCCTTTTACCCCGCCGAGCAGTACCACCAGCAGTACCTGGTGAAGCACCCGGAGAACCCCTACATTCAGCACGTTTCGCTGCCCCACTACCAGGAGTTTGCCCGGGAGTTTCCGCAGCTGATTAAGAAGTAG
- a CDS encoding methionine aminotransferase: MATPAFVFKLPDVGTSIFSVMSQLAAEHGAINLAQGFPDFDPPTNLTEALAHYAGLPGHQQYAPMPGLPRLRELISAKTAQVYGVTPPDPTTEITVTSGATEALYAVLAAVVHPGDEVLVLEPAYDLYGPAIRLQGGVPVYVPLRQPDFRPDWALVAAALTPRTRLIMLNTPHNPTGAVMDAADWDQLATLVAGTNTLVLSDEVYEHMVFDGQPHRSALQHPALAERSFVLSSFGKTYHATGWKVGYCIAPPLLTAEVRRVHQFLTFSVSTPTQHAIAEVLSDATHYHALPAFYQHKRDLFARLLQDSRFELLPTAGSYFQLARYRRISSEDDVSFARRLTTEAGVAVVPISAFYHNALDEGLIRFCFAKRDETLHAAAERLRQL, translated from the coding sequence ATGGCTACTCCTGCTTTTGTATTCAAGCTTCCCGATGTGGGAACCAGTATTTTCTCCGTGATGTCGCAGCTGGCCGCTGAGCATGGCGCCATCAACCTGGCTCAGGGTTTCCCGGATTTCGACCCACCCACCAACCTGACCGAGGCACTGGCCCATTACGCCGGCCTGCCCGGCCACCAGCAGTACGCGCCCATGCCCGGCCTGCCCCGGCTGCGGGAACTGATCAGCGCCAAAACGGCACAGGTATACGGCGTAACGCCCCCCGACCCTACCACTGAAATAACGGTAACCAGCGGCGCCACCGAGGCCCTGTACGCCGTGCTGGCGGCCGTGGTGCACCCCGGCGACGAGGTGCTGGTGCTGGAACCCGCCTACGACCTCTACGGCCCGGCCATCCGGCTGCAGGGCGGCGTGCCCGTATACGTGCCCCTACGCCAGCCCGACTTTCGCCCCGACTGGGCCCTGGTGGCCGCGGCCCTTACCCCGCGCACCCGCCTTATCATGCTGAACACGCCGCACAACCCCACCGGCGCTGTAATGGATGCCGCCGACTGGGACCAGCTGGCCACCTTAGTAGCCGGCACCAACACCCTGGTATTGAGTGACGAAGTATATGAGCACATGGTGTTTGATGGGCAGCCACACCGCAGCGCCCTGCAGCACCCGGCCCTGGCCGAGCGCAGCTTTGTGCTGTCTTCCTTCGGCAAAACCTACCACGCCACGGGCTGGAAAGTGGGCTACTGCATTGCCCCGCCCCTGCTCACGGCCGAAGTGCGCCGCGTGCATCAGTTTCTGACCTTCAGCGTGAGCACGCCCACCCAGCACGCCATTGCCGAGGTGCTCTCTGATGCCACCCATTACCACGCGCTGCCGGCCTTCTACCAGCACAAGCGCGACCTGTTTGCCCGCTTACTGCAGGACAGCCGCTTTGAGCTGCTGCCCACGGCTGGTTCTTATTTCCAGCTGGCCCGCTACCGCCGCATTTCCTCCGAAGATGATGTTTCCTTTGCCCGCCGCCTTACCACGGAAGCCGGCGTGGCGGTGGTGCCCATTTCGGCCTTCTATCATAATGCTTTGGATGAAGGGCTGATTCGGTTCTGCTTTGCCAAGCGGGATGAAACCCTGCACGCGGCGGCCGAGCGGCTGCGGCAGCTATAG
- a CDS encoding lipoprotein — MKRFLLPLLSVALLAACNPTTQPAEQPTTATPAQTADADTAAADATATAPSTQTPTAPATAPEAPAVDDVRLSLRFKPVAGAQPARTQAFLKLQGKETKEVDLGTFPGKPDVIDAAKAKRAGYPAGWITGFRTYDGASGTGADVAILPGADATHLRIMQRRIDEAATETYTFQVARELSLDSPSNLSAAK, encoded by the coding sequence ATGAAACGCTTTCTTCTGCCGCTGCTGAGCGTAGCCCTGCTGGCTGCCTGCAACCCCACCACCCAGCCCGCCGAGCAGCCCACCACCGCCACCCCGGCCCAGACCGCCGATGCCGATACCGCGGCGGCCGATGCCACCGCCACCGCGCCCTCTACACAAACCCCAACCGCCCCGGCTACTGCCCCGGAGGCGCCCGCCGTGGACGACGTGCGCCTGTCTCTGCGCTTTAAGCCCGTAGCAGGGGCGCAGCCAGCCCGCACGCAGGCTTTCCTGAAGCTGCAGGGCAAGGAAACCAAGGAAGTAGACCTGGGCACCTTCCCCGGCAAGCCTGATGTAATAGACGCAGCCAAAGCCAAACGCGCCGGCTACCCGGCAGGCTGGATAACCGGTTTCCGCACCTATGACGGCGCTTCCGGCACCGGCGCCGATGTGGCCATTCTGCCGGGCGCCGATGCCACCCACCTGCGCATTATGCAGCGCCGCATAGACGAAGCCGCCACCGAAACCTACACCTTTCAGGTAGCCCGCGAGCTAAGCCTGGACAGCCCCAGCAACCTCAGCGCCGCTAAGTAG
- a CDS encoding STAS/SEC14 domain-containing protein — MTTNVLYATPFISITYDVEHSWLYAQWQGELNQERVEQGCRQLTELLQAEGCTKILNDNTLITKPWSEGMMWGRRVWLPEIAAAGLRHIAWVYSPHIYSRLIFDLAQPHEANMPVVAAFDEVAAAYEWLARQ, encoded by the coding sequence ATGACCACAAATGTTCTCTACGCTACACCCTTCATCTCCATCACCTATGATGTAGAGCATAGCTGGCTGTATGCGCAATGGCAGGGCGAGTTGAACCAAGAGCGAGTAGAACAGGGCTGCCGCCAACTCACCGAACTCCTGCAGGCCGAGGGCTGTACCAAGATTTTAAACGATAATACCCTGATTACGAAGCCCTGGTCCGAAGGCATGATGTGGGGCCGGCGGGTGTGGCTGCCGGAAATAGCCGCGGCCGGGCTGCGCCATATAGCCTGGGTATACTCGCCGCATATCTACAGCCGGCTGATATTTGATCTGGCCCAGCCCCATGAAGCCAACATGCCCGTAGTGGCTGCCTTTGATGAGGTAGCCGCCGCCTATGAGTGGCTAGCCCGCCAATAG
- a CDS encoding YitT family protein, with product MLVQPYPPPVATRSLDGAPITTKDPPLLDATPVYLELQLDNGDAAPLPLDMPPPPLVKPEWAPKLRHKPIKAMRFFLRSKRWLLRLVLQSAIILGGVFSAALGLKGFLLPNGFIDGGVTGISLLVSQLTGISLSLLIVVINVPFIVLGYFQIGREFALKSLAAIFALSLVLLFVSFPTLTHDKLLIAVFGGFFLGGGIGLAVRGGAVLDGTEILAVYISRRLPLSMGDIILIINIVIFGIAAWLLSIETALFSVLAYLAAARTVDFIVVGIEEYTGVTIISPRSETIREMITDKMHRGATIYTCNRGYGTHGAHLRSVDVIFTVVTRLEVTQLSNEINKIDAEAFVVMQKVRDARGGLMKRRPLH from the coding sequence ATGCTAGTTCAACCCTACCCTCCGCCCGTGGCTACCCGTAGCCTCGACGGAGCCCCCATCACAACCAAAGACCCCCCGCTGCTGGATGCCACGCCAGTGTACCTGGAGTTGCAACTCGATAATGGAGATGCGGCGCCGCTGCCCCTGGACATGCCACCACCCCCGCTCGTAAAACCTGAGTGGGCTCCCAAACTGCGCCATAAGCCTATTAAGGCCATGCGGTTTTTCCTGCGCTCCAAGCGCTGGCTGCTACGTTTGGTGCTGCAATCCGCCATCATTCTGGGCGGGGTATTTTCAGCGGCACTGGGTCTGAAAGGCTTTTTGCTGCCTAATGGCTTCATTGACGGCGGCGTAACCGGTATTTCACTGCTGGTCAGTCAGCTGACCGGTATTTCTCTCTCCTTGCTGATTGTAGTTATCAACGTTCCTTTTATTGTGCTGGGCTACTTTCAGATAGGCCGTGAATTTGCCCTGAAAAGCTTGGCTGCCATTTTCGCACTGTCCCTGGTGCTGTTATTTGTATCGTTCCCCACGCTCACCCACGATAAGCTGCTGATTGCCGTATTTGGTGGGTTTTTCCTGGGTGGAGGCATTGGCCTGGCCGTACGCGGCGGAGCCGTGCTGGACGGTACCGAAATCCTGGCCGTGTATATCAGCAGGCGGCTGCCGCTCTCTATGGGCGACATCATCCTGATTATTAATATAGTTATCTTCGGTATTGCAGCCTGGCTGCTCTCCATTGAAACCGCCCTGTTCTCTGTGCTGGCCTACCTGGCCGCCGCCCGCACCGTCGATTTTATTGTAGTGGGCATTGAGGAATATACCGGCGTTACGATTATTTCGCCCCGCAGCGAAACCATTCGGGAAATGATAACCGATAAGATGCACCGCGGGGCCACTATTTACACCTGCAACCGGGGCTACGGCACCCACGGCGCCCACCTGCGCAGCGTTGATGTCATCTTCACTGTGGTTACCCGGCTAGAGGTAACGCAGCTGAGCAATGAGATTAATAAGATTGATGCCGAGGCCTTTGTAGTGATGCAAAAAGTGCGCGATGCCCGCGGTGGGCTGATGAAACGCCGGCCCCTGCACTAA
- a CDS encoding YdeI/OmpD-associated family protein, with product MPGFACSFTALLEPGGPSFMPTQIVVVPLPAVVALGGKATRRVAGTLNGHPVRLGLLPLKTGERFLMINKALCQAAGVQLGQPVTLTLNPDPTPDHVDLPDELSEALAAWPEAEAGFQRYSGSHRRAMAQHVGTAKLAETRARRAVELAERLATGRHPFRK from the coding sequence ATGCCCGGCTTTGCCTGCTCATTTACGGCCCTGCTGGAGCCCGGCGGCCCCAGCTTTATGCCCACCCAGATTGTGGTGGTGCCCCTGCCGGCAGTAGTGGCACTGGGCGGCAAAGCTACGCGCCGCGTGGCGGGCACCCTCAATGGGCACCCCGTGCGCCTGGGCCTGCTGCCGCTGAAAACCGGGGAGCGGTTTCTGATGATCAACAAAGCCCTCTGCCAGGCCGCCGGCGTGCAGTTGGGCCAGCCCGTAACTCTCACGCTTAATCCCGACCCCACCCCCGACCACGTGGACCTGCCCGACGAGTTGTCCGAGGCATTGGCCGCGTGGCCGGAGGCGGAGGCGGGATTTCAGCGCTACAGTGGGAGCCATCGGCGGGCTATGGCCCAGCACGTAGGCACCGCCAAGCTGGCCGAAACCCGGGCCCGGCGGGCCGTAGAGCTGGCCGAACGGCTGGCCACGGGGCGCCACCCCTTCCGCAAATAG
- a CDS encoding ferredoxin--NADP reductase, with the protein MTSADQLLTIRAIRQETADVKTFVLDAPAGTAPPYQAGQYLTLVHQVYGREVRRSYSISSAPVLHEPLSITVKRVENGLISRRLIDQARPGDTLTTIGAAGFFTLPPEIEAFQQLVLVAAGSGITPIFALLKTALHAHPHLRVLLLYSNRTPESTIFREELLALARQFPERLHLEMLFSNNPDLARARLYKELLEELVLRYTTAPPQGTLAYLCGPLNFMRMATYGLHEVGLPLSHIRREQFNPDSSTVPHSVPPDTDAHRVWLRFRGQEHQLLVQYPHTILQAARRQGLLLPYSCEAGQCGQCAARCTAGQVWMALNEVLTDRETSRGLVLTCTGYPIGDTDVQLEM; encoded by the coding sequence ATGACTTCTGCTGATCAGCTGCTCACTATCCGGGCCATCCGGCAGGAAACTGCGGATGTAAAAACCTTTGTGCTGGATGCCCCGGCCGGTACGGCGCCGCCCTACCAGGCCGGGCAGTATCTCACGCTGGTGCACCAGGTATACGGGCGGGAAGTGCGCCGCTCCTACTCCATCAGCTCGGCCCCGGTGCTGCACGAGCCCCTCAGCATTACGGTGAAGCGCGTAGAAAACGGGCTTATATCGCGCCGGCTCATTGACCAGGCCCGGCCCGGCGACACGCTGACCACCATTGGCGCGGCCGGCTTTTTCACCCTGCCCCCGGAAATCGAGGCATTTCAGCAGCTGGTACTGGTAGCGGCGGGCAGCGGCATCACGCCCATTTTTGCGCTGCTGAAAACGGCTCTGCATGCCCACCCGCACCTGCGCGTGCTGCTGCTATACAGTAACCGCACCCCCGAAAGCACCATTTTCCGGGAGGAGCTGCTGGCGCTGGCCCGGCAGTTTCCCGAGCGCCTGCACCTGGAAATGCTTTTCAGTAACAACCCCGATCTGGCCCGGGCCCGACTGTATAAAGAGCTACTGGAAGAGCTGGTGCTGCGCTACACTACGGCCCCGCCCCAGGGTACGCTGGCGTACCTGTGCGGCCCGCTCAACTTTATGCGCATGGCCACCTACGGCCTCCACGAAGTGGGCCTGCCGCTCAGCCACATCCGGCGGGAGCAGTTTAACCCCGATTCTTCTACCGTGCCCCACTCCGTGCCGCCGGATACCGATGCGCACCGGGTATGGCTGCGCTTCCGGGGGCAGGAGCACCAGCTGCTGGTGCAGTACCCGCACACCATTTTACAGGCTGCGCGCCGCCAGGGGCTGCTGCTGCCCTACAGCTGCGAGGCAGGCCAGTGCGGCCAATGCGCCGCCCGCTGCACGGCCGGGCAAGTGTGGATGGCCCTGAATGAAGTGCTGACCGACCGGGAAACCTCCCGCGGCCTGGTGCTCACCTGTACCGGCTACCCCATTGGCGACACTGATGTGCAGCTGGAAATGTAG
- a CDS encoding amidohydrolase gives MSDLTVSCVQPALQWHNPEGNRAELSRLINEIPIPTDLIVLPEMFSTGFSMEAPAYAETLDGPSVAWMQHIAAERQAVVTGSLMLREGEDFYNRLLWVRPDGTMSHYNKRHLFSLAQEQSVFVPGTESLLEELKGWRIRPLICYDLRFPVWSRNTPEQPYDLLLYVANWPAVRRTAWSTLLRARAIENLAYTIGVNCVGIDHHGQPYTGDSALLDMKGEYLVEVGNQQTCITRTLRRAELEAFRNRFPALHDADAFSLQPTPAPI, from the coding sequence GTGTCTGATCTTACTGTTTCCTGCGTACAACCGGCCTTGCAATGGCATAACCCTGAGGGGAATAGAGCGGAGCTAAGCCGGCTGATTAACGAAATTCCGATTCCTACTGACCTGATTGTGCTGCCGGAAATGTTCAGCACGGGTTTCAGCATGGAGGCGCCGGCCTATGCCGAAACGCTGGACGGCCCCAGCGTGGCCTGGATGCAGCACATAGCCGCCGAGCGGCAGGCCGTAGTAACCGGCAGCCTGATGCTGCGGGAAGGGGAAGACTTCTATAACCGCCTGCTGTGGGTGCGGCCCGATGGCACCATGAGCCACTACAACAAGCGCCACTTATTTAGCCTGGCCCAGGAGCAGAGCGTGTTTGTACCCGGCACCGAGTCCTTACTGGAGGAGCTGAAAGGCTGGCGCATCCGCCCGCTGATCTGCTATGATCTGCGCTTCCCGGTCTGGAGCCGCAATACGCCGGAGCAGCCTTACGATTTGCTGCTGTACGTAGCCAACTGGCCAGCCGTGCGCCGCACGGCCTGGAGCACGCTGCTGCGCGCCCGCGCCATCGAGAACCTGGCTTATACCATTGGGGTAAACTGCGTGGGCATCGACCACCACGGGCAGCCCTACACCGGCGACTCCGCCCTGCTGGATATGAAAGGGGAATACCTGGTGGAGGTGGGCAATCAGCAAACCTGCATTACCCGCACGCTGCGCCGCGCCGAGCTGGAGGCCTTCCGCAACCGCTTCCCGGCCCTGCACGATGCCGATGCTTTCAGCCTGCAGCCTACGCCCGCGCCCATCTAG